One window from the genome of Hyalangium ruber encodes:
- the gyrB gene encoding DNA topoisomerase (ATP-hydrolyzing) subunit B, translating to MEKTPAAGAPSAPPPMDYGTESITKLEGREAVRKRPGMYIGDTMTYGLHKLVYEVVDNSVDEALAGHCTDIEVVIHVDSSLSVQDNGRGIPVGPHPDPKFHDKDTVDVVLTELHAGSKFGNGAYKVSGGLHGVGVTCVNFLSEWLKVRIQRNGKVYEQSYARGVPQGKVTEVGTTDKRGTQVWFKPDPEVMEVTDFDFETLSQRLRELAFLNAGLRITIRDERTNKEHEFKFDGGIGSFVEYLNKSKQALHDKPIYIQTEKEGVSLELAMQWNDGYDERIYTFANNINTHEGGSHLSGFKAALTRTLNSYAEKSGLWKDLKETPTGEDAREGLAAVISVKLPNPQFEGQTKTKLGNSEIKGLVEQMVNDQLATYLEENPVNGKKVVAKIGDACRARIAARKARETVRRKGILDGGSLPGKLADCQSRDPSESELYIVEGDSAGGSAKQGRDRRNQAILPLRGKILNVEKARFEKMLTSAEIVTLITALGTGIGSEDYDPNKARYHRIILMTDADVDGSHIRTLLLTFFFRQMRELLERGFLYIAQPPLYKVTRNKKDMYVKDERALNEYLLKIAAEHSRVVTPAGELGGSELKALLEKVITYEEKLEKQAKRRDARVVDALVQAARVTADTLVDEAALEAEVERMYSYFRTRMPDVLGRVKHERRDDPEHHTKKLVFHTEINGSMRETVVDHAFLSSPEYLELVGLRETFTSLGRPPYTVKLESGEVTAYSVQEVLAAVRKDAQKGLGLQRYKGLGEMNPEQLWDTTMNPATRTLLQVQLKDAVESDEIFSLLMGEAVEPRREFIERNALDVQNLDI from the coding sequence ATGGAAAAGACCCCCGCTGCCGGCGCGCCATCGGCGCCGCCGCCCATGGACTATGGGACCGAGAGCATCACCAAGCTCGAGGGACGGGAGGCGGTCCGTAAGCGTCCCGGCATGTACATCGGCGACACCATGACGTACGGGCTGCACAAGCTCGTGTACGAGGTGGTGGACAACTCGGTGGACGAGGCGCTGGCGGGCCACTGCACGGACATCGAAGTGGTGATTCACGTGGACAGCTCGCTGAGTGTCCAGGACAACGGGCGCGGCATCCCCGTGGGTCCGCACCCGGACCCCAAGTTCCACGACAAGGACACCGTGGACGTGGTGCTCACGGAGCTGCACGCGGGCAGCAAGTTCGGCAACGGCGCCTACAAGGTGTCCGGCGGTCTGCACGGCGTGGGCGTCACGTGCGTGAACTTCCTGTCCGAGTGGCTCAAGGTGCGCATCCAGCGCAACGGCAAGGTGTACGAGCAGAGCTACGCCCGGGGCGTTCCGCAGGGCAAGGTGACCGAGGTCGGCACCACCGACAAGCGCGGCACCCAGGTGTGGTTCAAGCCGGACCCCGAGGTGATGGAAGTCACTGACTTCGACTTCGAGACGCTGAGCCAGCGCCTGCGCGAGCTGGCGTTCCTGAATGCCGGCCTGCGCATCACCATCCGGGACGAGCGGACGAACAAGGAGCACGAGTTCAAGTTCGACGGCGGCATCGGCTCGTTCGTGGAGTACCTCAACAAGTCGAAGCAGGCGCTGCACGACAAGCCCATCTACATCCAGACGGAGAAGGAGGGCGTGTCGCTGGAGCTGGCCATGCAGTGGAACGATGGCTACGACGAGCGCATCTACACCTTCGCCAACAACATCAACACCCACGAGGGTGGCAGCCACCTGTCGGGCTTCAAGGCGGCGCTGACGCGCACGCTCAACAGCTACGCGGAGAAGAGCGGGCTGTGGAAGGACCTGAAGGAGACGCCCACCGGCGAGGACGCCCGCGAGGGCCTGGCGGCCGTCATCTCGGTGAAGCTGCCCAACCCCCAGTTCGAGGGGCAGACGAAGACGAAGCTGGGCAACAGCGAAATCAAGGGTCTGGTCGAGCAGATGGTGAATGACCAGCTCGCCACGTACCTGGAAGAGAACCCCGTCAACGGCAAGAAGGTGGTGGCGAAGATCGGCGACGCGTGCCGGGCGCGCATCGCGGCGCGCAAGGCGCGTGAGACGGTGCGGCGCAAGGGCATCCTGGACGGCGGCTCGCTGCCGGGAAAGCTGGCCGACTGCCAGAGCCGGGACCCCAGCGAGAGCGAGCTCTACATCGTCGAGGGTGACTCCGCAGGTGGCTCCGCCAAGCAGGGCCGGGACCGGCGCAACCAGGCCATCCTCCCGCTGCGCGGAAAGATTTTGAACGTGGAGAAGGCGCGCTTCGAGAAGATGCTGACGAGCGCGGAGATCGTCACGTTGATTACCGCGCTGGGCACGGGCATTGGCTCGGAGGACTACGATCCGAACAAGGCGCGCTACCACCGCATCATCCTGATGACGGACGCCGACGTGGACGGCAGCCACATCCGCACGCTGCTGCTGACGTTCTTCTTCCGGCAGATGCGCGAGCTGCTCGAGCGGGGCTTCCTCTACATCGCGCAGCCGCCGCTCTACAAAGTGACGCGCAACAAGAAGGACATGTACGTCAAGGACGAGCGGGCGCTGAACGAGTACCTGCTGAAGATCGCCGCGGAGCACTCGCGGGTGGTGACGCCGGCCGGAGAGCTGGGCGGCAGCGAGCTGAAGGCGCTGCTGGAGAAGGTCATCACCTACGAGGAGAAGCTGGAGAAGCAGGCCAAGCGGCGCGACGCGCGGGTGGTGGACGCGCTGGTGCAGGCGGCGCGGGTGACGGCCGACACGCTGGTGGACGAGGCGGCGCTGGAGGCGGAGGTGGAGCGGATGTACAGCTACTTCCGCACGCGGATGCCGGACGTGCTGGGCCGGGTGAAGCACGAGCGCCGGGATGATCCGGAGCACCACACGAAGAAGCTGGTGTTCCACACGGAGATCAACGGCAGCATGCGCGAGACGGTGGTGGACCACGCGTTCCTGTCGTCTCCGGAGTACCTGGAGCTGGTGGGGCTGCGCGAGACGTTCACGTCGCTGGGCCGGCCGCCGTACACGGTGAAGCTGGAGAGCGGCGAGGTGACGGCGTACTCGGTGCAGGAGGTGCTGGCCGCGGTGCGCAAGGACGCGCAGAAGGGGCTGGGGCTGCAGCGCTACAAGGGGCTGGGCGAGATGAACCCGGAGCAGCTCTGGGACACCACCATGAACCCGGCCACGCGCACGCTCTTGCAGGTGCAGCTCAAGGACGCGGTGGAGAGCGACGAGATCTTCTCGCTGCTGATGGGCGAGGCGGTCGAGCCGCGGCGCGAGTTCATCGAGCGCAACGCGCTGGACGTGCAGAACCTGGACATCTGA
- a CDS encoding GNAT family N-acetyltransferase encodes MTDAELVARLRANMVAYKRFQAELGPMRALVLPGVWAFAQPQLPDQPHPQQVLYEDVGALEAALPEIEGFYREHRVPLWRVQVPIGDTAAAHLLRHAGMHPRETDATPAMGLSLTEGTLPAPRVPLERLRNQEELIPLNAKAFEAHSRIVSHPWHVRSFPQLHILGLREGNRLLSAGMAHDLGETAGIYLVATANEARGRGLASEVMRGLLADAQARGCTAAVLQATELGYGVYRRLGFRDLGRWISWVFPPR; translated from the coding sequence GTGACGGATGCCGAACTTGTCGCGCGCCTGCGGGCCAACATGGTCGCCTACAAGCGCTTCCAAGCGGAGCTGGGCCCCATGCGCGCCCTGGTTCTCCCCGGCGTCTGGGCCTTCGCCCAACCCCAGCTGCCCGACCAGCCCCATCCGCAGCAGGTGCTCTACGAGGACGTAGGGGCGCTGGAGGCCGCGCTCCCCGAAATCGAAGGCTTCTATCGCGAGCACCGCGTGCCGCTCTGGCGCGTGCAGGTCCCCATCGGAGACACCGCCGCCGCGCACCTCCTGCGCCACGCGGGCATGCATCCCCGAGAGACCGACGCGACCCCCGCCATGGGCCTGAGCCTCACCGAGGGGACGCTGCCCGCCCCGCGCGTCCCCCTGGAGCGGCTGCGCAACCAGGAGGAGCTGATCCCCCTCAACGCCAAGGCGTTCGAGGCCCACTCGAGGATTGTCTCCCACCCGTGGCACGTCCGCTCCTTCCCCCAGCTCCACATCCTCGGGCTGCGCGAGGGCAACCGGCTGCTCTCGGCGGGCATGGCCCACGACCTGGGGGAGACCGCTGGCATCTACCTGGTGGCCACCGCCAACGAGGCCCGGGGCCGGGGGCTGGCCTCCGAGGTGATGCGCGGCCTGCTCGCCGACGCCCAGGCCCGGGGGTGTACCGCCGCCGTGCTCCAGGCCACCGAGCTGGGCTACGGCGTCTACCGCCGCCTGGGCTTCCGGGACCTGGGCAGGTGGATCAGCTGGGTATTCCCCCCGCGGTGA
- a CDS encoding cobalamin B12-binding domain-containing protein, whose product MRQRYLAAQLRGDRREALRLLVDEGLLQGIPLQDIHLKVIQPAQYEIGRLWQENIISVAQEHLATAISQLALSHLYRHLPRDPANGKVIMLSCVEGELHEVGARMASDFLEMAGFDVRFLGANVPTDHLVRMVREQRPDLLALSVSMTYHLPALRLAVAAVHAVAPRLPIAVGGLAFTWAPGLEKELDISFHGRDARELVASACRTLGV is encoded by the coding sequence ATGCGGCAGCGCTACCTCGCCGCCCAGCTTCGTGGAGACCGCCGCGAGGCGCTGCGCCTGCTGGTGGACGAAGGCCTTCTCCAAGGCATTCCCCTTCAGGACATCCACCTCAAGGTCATCCAGCCGGCCCAGTACGAGATTGGCCGACTGTGGCAGGAGAACATCATCTCCGTGGCCCAGGAGCACCTGGCCACCGCCATCTCCCAGCTCGCGCTCTCCCACCTCTACCGCCACCTGCCCAGGGACCCCGCCAACGGCAAGGTCATCATGCTCTCGTGCGTGGAGGGAGAGCTGCACGAGGTGGGCGCGCGCATGGCCAGCGACTTCCTGGAGATGGCGGGCTTCGACGTGCGCTTCCTGGGCGCCAACGTCCCCACCGACCACCTGGTGCGCATGGTGCGCGAGCAGCGGCCGGACCTGCTGGCGCTCTCGGTGAGCATGACCTACCACCTGCCTGCCCTGCGCCTCGCCGTGGCGGCGGTACACGCGGTGGCACCTCGCCTGCCCATCGCCGTGGGGGGACTGGCCTTCACCTGGGCGCCCGGCCTGGAAAAAGAACTCGACATCTCCTTCCATGGTAGGGACGCGCGAGAGCTGGTCGCCTCGGCCTGCCGGACCCTCGGAGTCTAG
- a CDS encoding hybrid sensor histidine kinase/response regulator, with the protein MTTTPLPGRVFDALSREVALVCDASGTITWVDERAERVLSASVGQKLRALAAQGTEEKVDRLLTQARDERVEGWELILCRGGEKPTTFAFSVQPYEGVLVMMGSLVPEDYGNALGQVSSTLSELAALHRETERQQRELQRRADELQRLNKDLEESNRGVRSLHDALDEKAESLQRASEVKSRVVANVSHEFRTPLHSILGLSKVLLNPLNGQLSGEQEKQVHFIRTSAEALYELVNDLLDLSKAEAGKAVLRHTRFAAGEFLSALRGMMRPLLPPESSVELIFPEPQEELELETDQAKLSQVLRNLVSNAVKFTEKGSITVSVAPGPRDTVAFSVKDTGIGIPPEHQERIFEEFIQVETPLHRKVKGTGLGLSLARRLAEMLGGTLTVQSTPGQGSTFTLTVPRMHPEVKEMTGLSERAEKLDPARAPVLVLEDDRQTLFLYEKYLERSGFQVLPVRTVEDARRTLQRVRPAAMVLDVMLEGETSWNFLAEMKTKEQTRDIPILVVTITDREQKARALGADEFWLKPVEATQLLRKLGELANRGPVERILIIDDDEVHRYLLKQLLKDTPYALLEARGGREGLLMAREQAPHLIFLDFLLPDITAFDVLDEMKADPRTREIPVILQTAHELKEDERTRLGRETAAILAKHTLSREVAISRIRDALSKAGLGSRVEEREVRRG; encoded by the coding sequence ATGACGACGACACCTTTACCTGGGCGCGTGTTCGACGCGCTCAGCCGGGAGGTAGCGCTCGTCTGCGACGCCTCGGGAACCATTACCTGGGTGGACGAGCGCGCCGAGCGGGTCCTCTCCGCGAGCGTGGGGCAGAAGCTGCGCGCCCTGGCCGCCCAGGGCACCGAGGAGAAGGTGGACCGACTGCTCACCCAGGCGCGGGATGAGCGCGTGGAGGGCTGGGAGCTCATCCTCTGTCGCGGAGGAGAGAAGCCCACCACCTTCGCCTTCAGCGTCCAGCCCTATGAGGGCGTGCTGGTGATGATGGGCAGCCTGGTGCCCGAGGACTACGGCAACGCGCTGGGACAGGTGAGCTCCACGCTGAGCGAGCTGGCGGCGCTCCACCGCGAGACGGAGCGCCAGCAGCGCGAGCTGCAGCGCCGCGCCGACGAGCTGCAGCGCCTCAACAAGGACCTCGAGGAGTCCAACCGCGGCGTGCGCAGCCTCCATGACGCGCTGGACGAGAAGGCCGAGAGCCTCCAGCGTGCCTCCGAGGTGAAGAGCCGCGTGGTGGCCAACGTCAGCCACGAGTTCCGCACCCCGCTGCACTCCATCCTCGGCCTGTCCAAGGTGCTGCTCAACCCGCTCAACGGCCAGCTCTCCGGCGAGCAGGAGAAGCAGGTCCACTTCATCCGCACCTCGGCCGAGGCGCTCTACGAGCTGGTCAATGACCTGCTGGACCTGTCCAAGGCGGAGGCCGGCAAGGCGGTGCTGCGCCACACCCGCTTCGCGGCCGGCGAGTTCCTGAGCGCGCTGCGCGGCATGATGCGGCCGCTGCTGCCCCCCGAGTCGTCCGTGGAGCTCATCTTCCCCGAGCCCCAGGAGGAGCTGGAGCTGGAGACGGACCAGGCCAAGCTCAGCCAGGTGCTGCGCAACCTCGTCTCCAACGCGGTGAAGTTCACCGAGAAGGGGAGCATCACCGTCAGCGTGGCGCCAGGCCCGCGCGACACCGTGGCCTTCTCCGTGAAGGACACCGGCATCGGTATCCCCCCGGAGCACCAGGAGCGCATCTTCGAGGAGTTCATCCAGGTGGAGACGCCCCTGCACCGCAAGGTGAAGGGCACCGGCCTGGGGTTGTCGCTGGCGCGGCGCCTGGCGGAGATGCTGGGCGGCACCCTCACCGTGCAGAGCACGCCCGGCCAGGGCTCCACCTTCACCCTCACCGTGCCCCGGATGCACCCGGAGGTGAAGGAGATGACGGGGCTCTCCGAGCGCGCCGAGAAGCTGGATCCCGCGCGCGCGCCCGTGCTGGTGCTGGAGGACGACCGGCAGACGCTCTTCCTCTACGAGAAGTACCTGGAGCGCTCTGGCTTCCAGGTGCTCCCGGTGCGCACCGTGGAGGACGCCCGTCGCACCCTGCAGCGCGTGCGCCCGGCCGCCATGGTGCTGGACGTCATGCTGGAGGGCGAGACGAGCTGGAACTTCCTGGCGGAGATGAAGACGAAGGAGCAGACGCGCGACATCCCCATCCTCGTCGTCACCATCACCGACCGCGAGCAGAAGGCGCGCGCCCTGGGCGCCGATGAGTTCTGGCTCAAGCCGGTGGAGGCCACCCAGCTGCTCCGCAAGCTGGGAGAGCTGGCCAACCGCGGCCCCGTCGAGCGCATCCTGATCATCGACGACGACGAGGTCCACCGCTACCTGCTCAAGCAGTTGCTCAAGGACACCCCCTACGCGCTGCTGGAGGCGCGGGGAGGCCGCGAAGGCCTCCTCATGGCCCGCGAGCAGGCCCCACACCTCATCTTCCTGGACTTCCTCCTGCCGGACATCACGGCCTTCGACGTGCTGGACGAGATGAAGGCGGACCCCCGCACGCGGGAGATACCCGTCATCCTCCAGACGGCCCATGAGCTGAAGGAGGACGAGCGCACGCGGCTGGGCCGCGAGACGGCGGCCATCCTCGCCAAGCACACCCTGAGTCGCGAGGTCGCCATCTCGCGCATCCGTGACGCCCTGTCCAAGGCCGGTCTGGGCTCGCGCGTCGAGGAACGGGAGGTTCGCCGTGGTTGA